Proteins encoded within one genomic window of Arachis ipaensis cultivar K30076 chromosome B08, Araip1.1, whole genome shotgun sequence:
- the LOC107612497 gene encoding (+)-neomenthol dehydrogenase isoform X1 — protein sequence MGHKEKSKERKEKRLHEISLLRTIPYSEHQRWWSKETIAVVTGGNRGIGFEISRQLLDHGVTVVLTSRDASVGIESMKVLQEGGLDHVDCHQLDVLDSSSINEFAEWLKEKYGGLDILVNNAGVNFNHGSDNSVENAKKVIDTNYYGTKSMIEAMIPLMKASSAGGRIVNVSSRLGRLNGKRNSMIQRIENEELREKLSNVETLTEELIDETLTKFLQQVEEGTWAQGGWPQTFTDYSVSKLAVNAYTRLMAKKLSERPEGQKIYINCYCPGWVKTALTGYAGSVTVEQGADTGVWLSLLPEIAITGKFFAERREINF from the exons ATGGGGCACAAAGAAAAATCTAAGGAACGAAAAGAGAAGAGATTGCATGAGATATCATTGTTGAGGACCATTCCTTATTCTGAACACCAAAG GTGGTGGTCAAAGGAAACCATTGCTGTGGTAACTGGTGGGAATAGAGGAATTGGGTTTGAGATTTCAAGACAACTTCTTGATCATGGAGTAACTGTTGTGTTGACATCAAGAGATGCAAGTGTTGGTATTGAATCAATGAAGGTCTTGCAAGAAGGTGGTCTTGATCATGTGGATTGTCACCAGCTTGATGTCTTAGATTCTTCATCTATCAATGAATTTGCTGAATGGTTGAAGGAAAAATATGGTGGTTTAGATATTCTG GTAAACAACGCTGGAGTAAATTTCAATCATGGGTCTGATAACTCAGTTGAAAATGCTAAGAAGGTTATAGATACAAATTATTATGGAACAAAgagtatgattgaagctatgATTCCTCTCATGAAAGCATCCTCTGCTGGTGGCCGGATTGTAAATGTCAGCTCTCGCTTAGGTCGTCTAAATGGCAAACGAAAT AGTATGATACAGAGAATAGAGAATGAAGAATTGAGGGAGAAACTAAGTAATGTGGAAACCCTAACAGAGGAACTGATTGATGAAACCCTAACCAAATTCCTACAACAAGTGGAAGAAGGGACTTGGGCCCAAGGAGGGTGGCCTCAAACATTCACTGACTATTCAGTTTCAAAGCTTGCAGTGAATGCATACACAAGGCTTATGGCAAAGAAGCTTTCTGAGAGGCCAGAGGGCCAAAAGATTTACATCAATTGCTATTGTCCTGGTTGGGTCAAAACCGCCCTCACCGGCTACGCCGGAAGCGTCACCGTCGAACAAGGTGCTGATACTGGTGTCTGGCTCTCCCTTCTTCCTGAGATTGCCATCACTGGCAAGTTCTTTGCAGAAAGAAGGGAGATTAACTTTTAA
- the LOC107614335 gene encoding uncharacterized protein At4g14100 codes for MATNKPNSAPPFLHHLLLLLLLLNLLPLPISSSRNPKESPVPIPADWPHQFHSVLFMNRSGALQKIDLWYDWINGRNLNIIQEQLDDVILYDAEWNNGTSFQFTVHPAEAKCDVFQLEVGILRPNWLDGANYLGQETVDNFVCNVWEKADFIVYYEDVASKRPVKWIFYSGYTAHVMTFEVGAVLDDPNWQAPLYCFTDENEKQTRISIRKRKSRSSSSFGRLMRRMAYSAHDHMEL; via the exons ATGGCCACTAATAAACCCAATTCAGCACCGCCATTTctccaccacctcctcctccttctccttctcctcaaTCTGCTTCCACTTCCAATTTCATCATCACGAAACCCTAAAGAATCTCCAGTTCCAATTCCAGCAGATTGGCCGCACCAATTCCACTCGGTGCTGTTCATGAACAGAAGCGGAGCACTGCAAAAGATTGACCTATGGTACGACTGGATCAATGGGCGCAACTTGAACATCATTCAAGAACAGCTTGATGACGTCATCCTGTACGACGCCGAGTGGAACAACGGCACGTCGTTTCAGTTCACTGTCCATCCAGCTGAGGCGAAATGCGACGTGTTCCAACTGGAGGTTGGGATCCTGAGGCCCAATTGGCTGGACGGTGCTAACTACTTGGGCCAGGAGACGGTTGATAATTTTGTTTGCAATGTTTGGGAGAAAGCTGATTTCATTGTTTACTATGAGGATGTTGCTTCTAAGAGACCTGTTAAGTGGATCTTCTACTCAG GATACACTGCTCATGTGATGACATTTGAGGTTGGAGCAGTTCTTGATGATCCAAATTGGCAAGCTCCTCTGTATTGTTTCACTGATGAGAATGAGAAGCAAACAAGAATAagtataagaaaaagaaaaagtagaagCAGCTCCTCTTTTGGGAGGTTGATGAGGAGGATGGCTTATTCTGCACATGATCATATGGAATTATGA
- the LOC107612497 gene encoding (+)-neomenthol dehydrogenase isoform X2, with translation MGHKEKSKERKEKRLHEISLLRTIPYSEHQRWWSKETIAVVTGGNRGIGFEISRQLLDHGVTVVLTSRDASVGIESMKVLQEGGLDHVDCHQLDVLDSSSINEFAEWLKEKYGGLDILVNNAGVNFNHGSDNSVENAKKVIDTNYYGTKSMIEAMIPLMKASSAGGRIVNVSSRLGRLNGKRNRIENEELREKLSNVETLTEELIDETLTKFLQQVEEGTWAQGGWPQTFTDYSVSKLAVNAYTRLMAKKLSERPEGQKIYINCYCPGWVKTALTGYAGSVTVEQGADTGVWLSLLPEIAITGKFFAERREINF, from the exons ATGGGGCACAAAGAAAAATCTAAGGAACGAAAAGAGAAGAGATTGCATGAGATATCATTGTTGAGGACCATTCCTTATTCTGAACACCAAAG GTGGTGGTCAAAGGAAACCATTGCTGTGGTAACTGGTGGGAATAGAGGAATTGGGTTTGAGATTTCAAGACAACTTCTTGATCATGGAGTAACTGTTGTGTTGACATCAAGAGATGCAAGTGTTGGTATTGAATCAATGAAGGTCTTGCAAGAAGGTGGTCTTGATCATGTGGATTGTCACCAGCTTGATGTCTTAGATTCTTCATCTATCAATGAATTTGCTGAATGGTTGAAGGAAAAATATGGTGGTTTAGATATTCTG GTAAACAACGCTGGAGTAAATTTCAATCATGGGTCTGATAACTCAGTTGAAAATGCTAAGAAGGTTATAGATACAAATTATTATGGAACAAAgagtatgattgaagctatgATTCCTCTCATGAAAGCATCCTCTGCTGGTGGCCGGATTGTAAATGTCAGCTCTCGCTTAGGTCGTCTAAATGGCAAACGAAAT AGAATAGAGAATGAAGAATTGAGGGAGAAACTAAGTAATGTGGAAACCCTAACAGAGGAACTGATTGATGAAACCCTAACCAAATTCCTACAACAAGTGGAAGAAGGGACTTGGGCCCAAGGAGGGTGGCCTCAAACATTCACTGACTATTCAGTTTCAAAGCTTGCAGTGAATGCATACACAAGGCTTATGGCAAAGAAGCTTTCTGAGAGGCCAGAGGGCCAAAAGATTTACATCAATTGCTATTGTCCTGGTTGGGTCAAAACCGCCCTCACCGGCTACGCCGGAAGCGTCACCGTCGAACAAGGTGCTGATACTGGTGTCTGGCTCTCCCTTCTTCCTGAGATTGCCATCACTGGCAAGTTCTTTGCAGAAAGAAGGGAGATTAACTTTTAA